A DNA window from Acidihalobacter prosperus contains the following coding sequences:
- a CDS encoding SDR family oxidoreductase, translating into MSTHDKPPILVTGAGRRVGLHIAQRLLDDGHPVIAHYHRPSEAIEALVARGAIPIQAAFDRAEGAHALVAAVRGQAVSLRAIVHNASAFTPTPTDMDAADAMFEHFFSIHMRTPYLINNGLIDLLRAAAAVTPTDIVHITDIFAVSPNPAFDIYCATKAGLENLSRSFAMRYAPQVKVNTLQPGPILFKDSHTEAMRQRVLAETPLGREGGPEAVYRALRALLDNDYLTGTAIQVDGGRHLTR; encoded by the coding sequence GTGAGCACCCACGACAAGCCTCCCATACTCGTCACCGGCGCAGGTCGGCGCGTCGGCCTGCACATCGCCCAGCGCCTGCTCGACGACGGCCATCCGGTGATCGCGCATTACCACCGTCCCAGCGAGGCCATCGAGGCGCTGGTCGCGCGCGGGGCGATACCGATTCAGGCCGCCTTCGACCGGGCTGAAGGCGCGCATGCGCTGGTCGCGGCCGTCCGCGGGCAGGCGGTCTCGCTGCGCGCGATCGTGCACAACGCATCCGCCTTCACGCCCACGCCGACGGATATGGACGCCGCCGACGCAATGTTCGAGCATTTCTTCTCGATCCATATGCGCACGCCTTACCTGATCAACAACGGATTGATCGACCTGCTGCGCGCGGCCGCAGCCGTCACGCCTACCGATATCGTACACATCACCGACATCTTCGCCGTCAGCCCCAATCCCGCCTTCGACATCTACTGCGCAACCAAGGCCGGGCTCGAAAATCTGAGCCGGTCCTTCGCCATGCGCTACGCCCCGCAGGTCAAGGTCAACACCCTGCAACCCGGTCCGATCCTGTTCAAGGACAGCCATACCGAGGCGATGCGGCAACGCGTGCTCGCGGAAACCCCACTGGGACGCGAGGGTGGCCCCGAAGCGGTCTATCGCGCGCTAAGGGCGCTGCTCGACAACGACTACCTGACCGGTACCGCGATCCAGGTGGATGGCGGCCGGCACCTCACCCGCTGA
- the folK gene encoding 2-amino-4-hydroxy-6-hydroxymethyldihydropteridine diphosphokinase, translating to MSEGASGYVIGIGSNIEPERNVPRIIDALLRRFGALRMSRILRTRPVDMASERDFLNLAIYAETALTASELKDVCNGIECALGRDRCDPERARKDRVADLDILFALVPGVSAPSLTAVDGVYFRPVVADLYGLLGLSPVAMESPGVPVCLDGASAGEVPAAIHLDRGTGQVVVVEQRP from the coding sequence GTGAGCGAGGGCGCGTCGGGCTACGTGATCGGCATCGGCAGCAATATCGAGCCGGAGCGCAATGTGCCGCGCATCATCGATGCGCTGCTGCGTCGCTTCGGTGCATTGCGCATGAGCCGGATATTGCGCACCCGTCCGGTGGATATGGCTTCGGAGCGAGATTTTCTCAATCTGGCGATTTATGCGGAAACGGCCTTGACGGCGAGCGAGCTCAAGGATGTCTGCAACGGCATCGAGTGCGCGCTCGGGCGCGACCGATGCGATCCCGAGCGCGCACGCAAGGATCGGGTTGCCGATCTCGACATCCTGTTCGCGCTGGTGCCGGGCGTTTCGGCGCCGTCGTTGACGGCGGTCGACGGCGTGTACTTCCGGCCGGTCGTTGCCGACCTGTACGGCTTGCTGGGGCTTTCGCCGGTCGCCATGGAATCGCCAGGCGTGCCCGTATGTCTGGACGGCGCCTCAGCGGGTGAGGTGCCGGCCGCCATCCACCTGGATCGCGGTACCGGTCAGGTAGTCGTTGTCGAGCAGCGCCCTTAG
- a CDS encoding MBL fold metallo-hydrolase encodes MSASRLRFLGTGDSEAIDFWNTNLLLEAGERRLLIDCGYTIKYALRDAGLAIPDIEAILITHTHADHVYGLERFGVETRYRYGTRVRLYAEPDVLPALWHETLKGGMGHSSDGKNRLEDFFEVVPIAEHAIEFAGHRLRTFPTIHTGGMATYGVEIDDRVIFTADSKPLPWIAQDRSARAILHDCSLQADNPVHATLDELIAAYPPEVRSRVLAIHYGDDLEAHRATIERELGGVAEQGGSLAL; translated from the coding sequence GTGAGCGCTTCCCGCCTGCGCTTTCTCGGTACCGGCGATTCCGAGGCGATCGATTTCTGGAACACCAATCTGCTGCTGGAGGCCGGCGAGCGGCGCCTGCTGATCGATTGCGGCTATACCATCAAATACGCGCTGCGAGACGCGGGACTCGCCATTCCCGACATCGAAGCCATCCTGATCACGCACACGCATGCCGACCACGTCTACGGACTGGAACGCTTCGGCGTCGAGACGCGTTATCGCTACGGGACGCGGGTGCGACTGTATGCCGAGCCGGACGTGCTGCCTGCCTTGTGGCACGAAACGCTCAAGGGCGGAATGGGCCATAGCAGCGACGGCAAGAACCGTCTGGAGGATTTCTTCGAGGTGGTGCCCATCGCGGAACACGCCATCGAGTTCGCCGGTCATCGCCTGCGCACCTTCCCCACGATACACACGGGCGGCATGGCGACCTACGGCGTGGAGATCGACGACCGCGTGATCTTCACCGCGGACAGCAAGCCGCTGCCCTGGATCGCGCAGGACCGCAGCGCGCGCGCGATCCTGCACGACTGCAGCCTGCAGGCGGACAACCCGGTGCACGCCACGCTGGACGAGTTGATTGCGGCCTATCCGCCCGAGGTGCGCAGCCGGGTGCTGGCAATCCACTACGGCGACGACCTGGAGGCGCACCGCGCCACCATCGAACGCGAACTCGGCGGCGTGGCCGAACAGGGTGGGAGCCTGGCGCTGTGA
- the folB gene encoding dihydroneopterin aldolase: MDIVFIRGLRIETHIGVYDWEQRILQALHVDIELAADAARAASADDIALTVDYARVAGRLRALGDAQSWKLVETFAERAAETILAEFGTPWVRLSVTKAVRLPQRTEVGVVVERGVRAA; encoded by the coding sequence GTGGATATCGTATTCATTCGCGGTTTGAGGATCGAAACTCACATCGGCGTTTATGACTGGGAACAGCGTATCCTTCAGGCGCTGCACGTCGACATCGAGCTGGCCGCCGATGCCGCCCGCGCCGCATCCGCGGACGACATCGCCCTGACGGTGGATTATGCGCGGGTTGCCGGCCGGCTGAGGGCGCTTGGCGACGCGCAGTCCTGGAAGCTGGTGGAAACCTTTGCCGAAAGGGCGGCGGAAACGATCCTCGCCGAATTCGGCACGCCCTGGGTGCGGCTGTCGGTGACCAAGGCCGTGCGCTTGCCGCAGCGCACGGAGGTCGGGGTCGTCGTCGAGCGTGGAGTGCGCGCGGCGTGA
- the rpmB gene encoding 50S ribosomal protein L28 has translation MSRVCQVTGKRPITGNNVSHAHNKTRRRFLPNLHTHRFWVEGEKRWVNLRVSSHGMRIIDKKGIEAVLSEIRSRGEKV, from the coding sequence ATGTCCAGAGTTTGTCAGGTGACGGGCAAACGCCCCATTACCGGGAATAACGTTTCCCACGCCCACAACAAGACCCGCCGCCGCTTTCTGCCCAACCTGCATACCCACCGTTTCTGGGTCGAAGGCGAGAAGCGCTGGGTGAACCTGCGTGTCTCCTCGCACGGCATGCGCATCATCGACAAGAAGGGCATCGAAGCCGTTCTTTCGGAAATCCGCAGCCGCGGTGAAAAGGTCTAA
- the rpmG gene encoding 50S ribosomal protein L33, which produces MAKGAREKIRLISSAGTGHFYTTTKNKRNMPEKMEIMKYDPVVRKHVSYKEGKIK; this is translated from the coding sequence ATGGCCAAGGGTGCTCGCGAAAAGATTCGATTGATCTCCTCCGCCGGGACGGGTCACTTCTACACCACGACCAAGAACAAGCGGAACATGCCCGAAAAGATGGAGATCATGAAATACGATCCCGTCGTGCGTAAGCATGTCTCCTACAAGGAAGGCAAGATCAAGTAG